The Pantoea eucalypti sequence ACACGGACTACCAGAAGCGTAACGAAACCAACGAACTGTTTATTCCGCCAGGTGCCCGTCTGGGTGACAAAGTGCTGGAAGTCAGCAATCTGCGTAAGTCCTATGGCGACCGTGTGCTGATTGACGATCTCTCGTTCTCAGTACCGAAAGGGGCAATTGTCGGGATTATCGGTCCTAACGGCGCGGGTAAATCGACGCTGTTCCGCATGATGTCCGGTCAGGAACAGCCTGATTCCGGCAGCATTGTGCTGGGCGAGACGGTGAAACTGGCGTCCGTCGATCAGTTCCGCGACAGCATGGATAACTCCAAAACCGTCTGGGAAGAAGTTTCCGGTGGTCAGGACATCATGCGTATCGGTAACACCGAGATGCCAAGCCGCGCCTATGTTGGCCGCTTTAACTTTAAAGGCGTCGATCAGGGCAAACGCGTTGGCGAACTGTCGGGTGGTGAGCGTGGTCGTCTGCACCTCGCGAAACTGCTGCAGGTTGGCGGCAACATGTTGCTGCTCGATGAACCGACCAACGACCTGGATATCGAAACCCTGCGCGCGCTGGAAAACGCCCTGCTGGAGTTCCCGGGCTGTGCCATGGTCATCTCGCATGACCGCTGGTTCCTGGACCGTATCGCGACGCACATCCTGGATTACCAGGATGAGGGTAATATCGAATTCTTCGAAGGTAACTTTACCGAATATGAAGAGTACAAGAAGCGTACTCTCGGCGCCGACGCACTGGAGCCGAAGCGCATCAAGTACAAGCGCATGACGAAGTAATCGAATAAACGGGCGGCAGCGATGCCGCCCTTTTTGATGGTTCACTCAGCGATAAAACTCCCTGAATACCGGAGACTGCAGCGCAAACTCTATAAAGCGTGCCAGCGCAGGCGAATTCAGTTTACGGCCCGGATAGACCAGCCACAGCTCATTTCCCTCGACTTCCCATTCCGGCAGCACCGGCACCAGCCGGGGATCCGCCATCGCCCCATCGGTCAGAAAGTGCGGCAGCAGCGTAATGCCTGCATCGCCCAGCGCCGATTCGCGCGCATAGAGTAAATTGTCGGTGAGATGGCCAGGCGGCAGCAGCCAGCGGTAGAACGCGCCATCACGCTGCAATACCCATTCATTCCATGCGCGATGCGCGATACAGCGGTGAGCTGACAGCTGCTGCGGGTGAAGCAGCGGCGGGTGCTGATTAAGATAGTGCTGCGAAGCCACCAGCAGTCGTGGGCAGTTGCCTATCCGGCGGCCAATCAGCGAGGACTCCTGCGGCTGACCGGTGCGCAGCGCCACATCAAAGCCCTCCTGTACCAGATCCCGCATCTCATCGGAAATCGAGACATCCAGCGTCACATCAGGATAGAGACGCAAAAACGCTGCATTACAGCGCGCCAGCAGTGTGGCCCCAATGCCCGCCGGACTGGTGATGCGCAGACGCCCGCTGGGGTTTTCACGCAGGCTGGCGATAGCCTGATCGGCGCGTTCACTGGCCTGCATCATCTCCTGACAATGCAGCAGATAGCGCTCACCGGCAAAAGTCAGATTGAGCTGGCGGGTGGTGCGATTCAGCAAACGAATCCCCAGCCGCTGCTCCAGCTGGCTGATACGCTGACTGACACTGGATTTAGGCAGGCCTGCGCGTTCTGCCGCGCCGGTAAAGCTGCCGCACTCCGCCACCAGCGCAAACAGCGCCATGTCCTGCCACTGACGAAATGCCATTGTTCACCTCAGACGAACACTCTATGAAAGATTGTCCATCTTATCACCGTTAAAATCAGGTTCTACACTTAAGGCCTGTCTTCATCATTACAGCTGGTCTTGCCATAGAGAGTATGTACACCGACTCCCGACCAGGCTGTCAGAGAAAAGAGCCAGACTCTTTGCTTAACTACACAGGAAAACGTTATGTCTATTCGCGCTATCGCAATTAATCCCGAAAATCCTGAACACTTTACTGAAATTTTCCCTGAAACCCCCACGCCAGGCGAGTATGACCTGCGTGTCGAGGTCAAAGCCGCCTCGGTCAACCCGGTTGATACCAAGGTGCACAAAGGGGCGAAGAAGAACGGCTTACAGCAGCCACGTATCCTGGGCTGGGATGCCAGCGGCGTTGTGCTGGAAGTGGGCAGCTCAGTCAGCAACTTTAAGCCTGGCGATGAAGTCTTCTACGCCGGCGATCTGACCCGTCCAGGCAGCAACAGCACTGAGCAGCTGGTGGACTCACGCATCACCGGCCATAAGCCAGAGAGTCTGGACTGGGCACAGTCTGCCGCGATCCCACTGACGGCCCTGACCGCATGGGAAGGTTTGTTTGAACGACTGAACCTGGAGACGGCATCGGAAGATCAGACTCTGCTGATCGTTGGCGGCGCAGGTGGTGTTGGATCACTGGCGATCCCCCTGGCGAAGCTGCGCAGCAAAGTGAAGATCATTGCGACTGCCTCGCGTGAAGATTCCGCCCAGTGGTGCCGCGATCGCGGAGCCGATGTGGTGATCAATTACAAAGATATGATCGGTGAGCTGGAGAAACAGGGCATTAAGCAGGTTGATTATATTTTCTGCCTGAACGATACCGACGGTCACTGGGAGACGATGGCGAAGCTGATCGCACCACAGGGTCATATCTGCACCATCGTGGAAAACGAACATCCGCTGTCGATGGATCAACTGAAGCTGAAGAGTGCGGCACTGCACTTCGAGCTGATGTACACCCGCAGCATGTTTAATACCCCGGATATGGCGCGTCAGGGCGAGATTCTGGATGCGGTATCAGCATTGCTGGATGAAGGTAAACTGCAAACCACGCTGAGCGAAACGCTGCACGGCTTAAGCGTTGAGACGTTAACTGCCGCCCATCAGCGTGTGCTGGAAGGCCACATGCGCGGCAAAGTGGTCATGGTCTATTAATGCGCTGACCCGGCTGCCGTGCGGCAGACCGGGTCACAGCTGGCGTTACGGCTGGGCGTTTTTCTCGCCCAGCATCGCTTTGACCAGCTCAATGCAGCGCAGGAAACGCGCATCATAATCATCTTCCTGCACGTGCAGGAATTCGATGTTGTTTTCACGCAACATTGTCACCAGCATCGACTGAAACTCCCGCCGATCCACGGAACTGCCCAGACTGCGCAATCCATCTGCGACCCAGGGCACGTTATTCTCTAACAGAATCACCAGATCAAAACGGTATTCATCGATCAGTGCCTGCACAAAGGGATGTTCGCGCCCTTCATACTTCAGACAGAATGCCTGCGTGGTCACAAAATCGGTGTCGATAAACGCCACTTTATTGGCGTATTTAACGGCGAAATCGATGTACTGTGCCTGACCCAGCGCGATCTTGTCGTAATCGGAATATTGCAGCGCCATTTCGTCACCGCCCAGATGGGAGAAGACATAGTCGCGGCCATATTCCCAGGCGCTGGTGGTGTTAAAGATGTTGGCGAGCTTATTCACCAGCGTCGATTTACCGCTCGACTCGCCGCCGAGAATCGCCACGGTGCGCACAAAGAACGGCTTCACTTCCGTAGGAATGTAATCCCAGAAGCGGAACGGATCCTGACGAATCTGCGCGCCACTGATGCTCATAAAGGATCGGTTGGGATCGACCAGCACGGTCTGAATGCCAAGGTGCTGCTGATACATCTCCGCATCGGGCGCTTCACTGGTGTAGATGCAATCAGGTGCAATGCCGTGCTCGCTCAGAAACGCGCTGACGCCCTTGCTCCAGACATCCCAGCCATGCGGATAGGGTTCAATCCCCTCCTCATCAAAGGCGTGGATGCGGATATTTTTCTGATACTTAAAGGTCTGCAGCAGCCAGCGCAGGCGATCGCTGACCGTAGGCTGCTGTGACATCGCGCTGTTCTCAAACAGTTCACGGTCACGCGGCTCGTCATAACCCATAATGATATGCAGCTCATCCACCTGACTGCAGGCGCGCTGAATCAGATAGATATGGCCGGTGTGCAGCGGATAAAACTTACCAAATACCACGCCCACCGTTTTATCGCGGCGCGGAAATTCAAGGCCCAGGAATCGGTGAAGCGCCTCCAGTTTTTGCGCGCTGGGGCTTTTGATTTTGGCATTGAGCAACTGGCTTAGATAGCCTTTGGTCATGCCGCTGGCATCAGCGACCTGTTGCAGCGTATGGCCCTGCTGGCGAATAGCCGTTTTCAGATAATCAAACGACGACATGTCGTGCCTCCTGCATCAATGCGGTTAAGGTGGGAGCGGCCTGCCCGCGACGCAGGCTGGCAGGCCGCAGGCGCATTACAGATCGTCCAGAATCGCCAGCGCATCGGCCAGCTTCTTCGCGCTGAAAACCTGCATCCCGGCAATCGGTTTTTTCGGTGCATTCCCTGCCGGTACAATGGCGCGTTTGAAGCCATGCTTCGCCGCTTCAGAGATGCGCTCCTGACCGCTGGGCACCGGACGGATCTCACCGGCCAGTCCCACTTCGCCGAAGATCACCAGATCCTGCGGCAACGGACGATCGCGCAGGCTCGACACCATCGACAGCATCAGCGCCAGGTCCGCACTGGTTTCGGTGACTTTAACACCACCAACCACGTTGACGAATACATCCTGATCCGCCATCTGCAATCCGCCATGACGATGTAAAACGGCCAGCAGTATCGCCAGGCGGTTCTGCTCCAGACCCACCGCCACGCGGCGTGGGTTGCCCATCATGGAGTGATCGACCAGCGCCTGAATCTCCACCAGCAGTGGACGCGTGCCTTCCCACAGCACCATCACCGAGCTGCCAGAGGTAACCTCTTCGCCCCGTGACAGGAAGATAGCGGACGGGTTGCTGACTTCACGCATGCCCTGCTCTGTCATGGCAAACACCCCCAGCTCATTGACCGCACCGAAGCGGTTTTTATGGCTGCGAAGGGTGCGGAAACGGGAGTCGGCATCGCCATCCAGCAGCACCGAACAGTCGATACAGTGCTCCAGCACTTTCGGCCCGGCCAGTGAGCCATCTTTAGTCACGTGACCGACCATGATGATCGCGACGCCGCGCGTTTTAGCGAAGCGCGTCAGGTAGGCGGCGGTTTCACGCACCTGCGCGACGCTGCCGGGTGATGACTGGATCTCTGCCATGTGCATGACCTGGATCGAGTCGATCACCATCAGCTGCGGCTGCTCCTGTTCGGCGATCAGGCAGATCTGCTCAATGCTGGTTTCCGACAGCATATTCACATTTTCGGTGGGTAATCCCAGACGATGGGCGCGCATCGCAACCTGTTGCAGTGACTCTTCACCGGTGACGTACAGGGTTTTCATCCCCTCTGACAACCGGCACATCACCTGCAGCAGCAGCGTGGATTTCCCCGCACCAGGACTGCCGCCAATCAGAATGGCGCTGCCCGGCACAACGCCGCCGCCCAGCACCCGGTCAAACTCTTTGAAGCTGGTCGAGAAGCGCGGTAACGCCTCCAGGCTGATTTCAGAGAGCTTCTGCACCCGGCTGGTTCCGGCGCTGCCGGCATAGCCACTCAGGCGCTCGTTACGCGCAGCAGCAGGCGAGGCAGCGATGCGCACCTCGGTGATGGTGTTCCAGGCGTGACAGGCGCTGCATTGCCCCTGCCAGCGTGGGTAATCTGCGCCACATTCGTTACAGACAAATGCGCGTTTTGCCGCTTTGGCCAAATCAATACCTCAGTTAACGCTCTTCGTGGATCAGGCTGCCGGTAAGGATGCAGAACACCCCCATTAAATCGGCATGGCGAATGGTGACCGCGGTCTGCTCATTCACCTTAGGTTTAGCATGGAACGCAATGCCCAGCGCTGAGGCTTTGATCATCAGCAGGTCATTGGCACCATCGCCGATCGCCACCGTCTGTTCCGGCGCGATATTAAAACGCTCCGCCAGCTTCTTCAGGGTATCGGCTTTGTATTGTGCGTCGACAATCGGACCCAGCACGTTGCCGGTCAGTTTGCCGTCGCGAATTTCGAGTTCATTGGCCACCACCGCCGACAGATGGAGCTTGTCGCGCAGGTATTCGGCGTAATAGGTAAAGCCGCCGGAGGCGATAGCAATCTGCCAGCCCAGCGCCTGCAGCTTCTGCGTCAGCGTCGTTAAGCCTGGCATTAATGGCAGAGCATCACGTACCTGTTTCAGAATATTGGCATCTGCGCCCTGCAGCGTGGCGACGCGCTGACGCAGGCTGGCGGTGAAGTCGAGTTCGCCGCGCATCGCGCGTTCCGTGACTTCCGCCACCTGCTCGCCGCAGCCCGCCAGTTTTGCAATCTCATCGATGCACTCGATCTGAATCGCGGTGGAGTCCATATCCATCACCAGCAGGCCTGGCGTCTTGAGATGCGGGATTTTGCCCAGCGGCGCAACATCCAGCCCGGCATCGTGCGCCAGCTTGCTGGCAAACGGCGTCAGCGATCCTGCCAGACGAATCACCTGATACTCATCGACATTCCAGGCACTGACGATCACCATCGCGGCACCCAGCTGGTGCTGGTAATCGGTGAGCCGTTGCTTGTCCAGCCCGCGGCCATACAGCAGCCAGCCGGTGCGGCCAGCGCGATAATCCAGCGGCATCACTTCATCACCGCTAAGAGAAAGGGGCAAACCCGGCCAGAGGGAAACATCGGCGGGAAGATCGCACCAGGTTAAACGATTTGGCATCAGAGCTCCTGTAGGGACAACAAAACCACGCAAGAGGCTACCTTGTCTGCGCCGCTTCTGGCAACATAATCTCCAGGCTTTCTGTTGTGATATGACCCGGATGAGTAATGGCTAAAACCGCACTGAAATTTCGCTTACATCGGACCGTGATCGTTCTGATCTCCATGGCGCTGCTGGTTGTGCTGATGCAGGGCGCATCCTGGTTCAGTCTTGGTCATCAGGCGGCGCGTTCTGAACAGGTCGAGGAGCTGGCACATACACTGACCAGCCAGGTGGCGTTTAGTCTTAAGCCGTTGATGGACAACAGTGAAAATAACCGCACTCAGATAGAAGCCATTCTTAATCAGATGACGGCTAACAGTCGTATTCTGGATGCGTCGGTGTATGACGGCGACGGCAGTCTGGTGGCGCACAGCGGTGAAAATATTAATGTGCGTGATCGGCTGGCGCTCGATGGTCAGCGCGCAGGCAGCTATTTCAACCATCAGATTGTGCAGCCGCTGGCCGGGAGCGATGGCCCGCTGGGCTTCCTGCGCGTGACGCTGGATACCCACGTGCTGGTCACCGACTCGCATCAGGTCGATAACACCACCAATATTCTGCGTCTGATGATGCTGCTGGCACTGGCGATCGGCATTATTCTCTCCCGCACCCTGCTGCGCCATCGCCGCACCCGCTGGCAGCAGTCGCCGTTCCTGCTTACCGCCAGCACCCCGGTGAAAGAGGACCGGGATGAGGACGACGAGAAGAAAGAGTAGTGTTCTGCGCTGCGGTAAAGATAAAACGAGAAAGGCCCGCTGTGTGGGCCTCAGACTGCTGACAAACCCTGGCCTGATCGCTGTGAGACCGAGCCTGCGCAGGAAAGCGGGTCAGATCGGAAAGTCGCTTACGCCAATCCCTGGCCCGCTCGGCCCGCGCCCTCCATGGCGCGGGACGCTTTCCTCCCCTGACCCGGTTCCCTGCGTATTGAGCTAATCCATCGTTGCCAGATGTGCCTTGATTTGAATTTTTCAGCAGTCTGAAAGCACGCAATGCGGGCCTTTTTAGTGGAAAAATGTGGATTTGCGAGGCGTGTTCCGTTAGCCAATCAACAACGCTTCCAGCTCACCCAGCGATTTAACCTGCCAGGTGGGTTTAATATGTTCTGGCAGCGGCCGGGTGCCATGATCGAGCCAGCAGGTTTTCACTCCCGCGTTCATGCCGCCCAGAATGTCTGACTCTGGCGTATCCCCCACCATCAGCACCCGCTCACGATCCGGATTACCCATCAGCTCCAGCGCGTAGTCAAAAATCTCTGCCGCCGGTTTTGGCACGCCAACCTGCTCAGAGATCACCAGCGCCGAGAAGTAATCACGGAAGCCGGTGCGCTCCAGACGCGTCTGCTGCAGCGCGGTAAAGCCATTGGTGATGATCCCCATTTTTACTTTGCCATGCAGCTGGTTCATCAGGCTGACCGCGCCCGGCAGCGGCGTACAGATCTCGCCCATCGCACTGAGGAAGCCGCTGTTGAGGATCTCTGGCGCCACGCTGAGCTTTTCGCTCCAGTGGTTGAAACGCTGAGTCTGCAACTGTAACGCTGAGATGGTGCCGTTCTGATAATCGACCCACAGCGGCTTGTTGATCGCCTGATAATCGCTGTAATCCTGGTCGGTGAACTGCACGTCATAGCCGGCGAACAGGCGCTGCAAACCGGCATAGGCGTCGAAATGGAAAAGGGTATCGTCCGCATCAAACAGGATGCAGTCCCAGTTATCTGTCATTAAAGCTCCTTAACACCACTACGGCGTCAGGGCCATGAGGATGGCATCTTCACGGCCGCTGGCGGTGGGATAATAGTTGGGGCGACGACTGACCTGATTGAATCCAAGCTGCTCATAGAGCGCAATGGCGGGCAGGTTCGAGGCCCGCACTTCCAGCCACAGCGTCAGCACGTTGCGTTTAATCAGCTCATCGATCAGATGCTGTAACAGCTGGCGGCCATATCCCCGGCGCTGAAAGTCAGGATCGACCGCGATGTTAAACAGCGAGGCTTCGTCCAGCACCACCTGAGTAATGGCAAAGGCGACCATTTTGCCGTCGGCGTCGAGACGTAAATTAATAAAGCGCTCGCCCTGATTGCTGGCAAACGTCTTTTCACTCCAGGGAAACGCGTGGCTACGACGCTCAATGGCAAAGGCCTGCGCCAGGTCGTCAGGGGTGAGTAAAGAGATGGCTGTCATGGTTACACATCTGTTGCCAGAGCGCGCGTTTGGCGACGCCGCTGCTGATCAGTTCATTGAAAGAGGCGCTGGTTAATGCCACGCCATTAAAAGTCTGTTCGCTCTCTACGCCGAGCAGCCAGCCCGCGCAGTTCAGCGTTTCCGGCAGCATCTGCAGCTGATCCGGCGTCACGGTCATTACCTGAGCGGGTTGCAGATTGAGGGTATGCAGCACATCGCGCATCAGCGGTTCATGCAGACCGGGTGGCGCGTCAGCGACAATAATTAACTGCGTGTCCGGTGCCAGCGTGACGGCAATTTCGCCCTGAAGCACGCGCGGGCGGCGCAGCTGATACTGCGTAATTCCCATTTGCTGTAAAAGCCAGTCGCGCCTGGACGTCATGGTGTTACCTGTTCTGCTAGCTGAATGCGACGCTATGCTAGCAAACCCATCGAACATGCGCCAACAAACCACTATAATCCCCGCTCAGATCTTACAGGAGCCCTACATGTCTGCTTTTACCCCGGCCAGCGAAGTCATTCTGCGCCACAGTGATGAATTTACCGCCCGCCATGTTTTATTTGCTGGCGATCTGCAGGATGACCTGCCCGCTCAGCTGGAAACCGCTTCATCGCGCGTTCACACCCAGCAATATCATCACTGGCAAAACCTGAGCCGCCGTATGGGCGAGCAGGCGCGTTACGGAATGGTTGCGCAGCCGGAAGATGTGCAGGGATGCGATACCCTGGTCTACTTCTGGACCAAAAATAAGCCGGAAGTACAGTTCCAGCTGGAGAACCTGCTCTCGATGCTGCCAGTGGGCTGCGACGTGTTCGTGGTGGGTGAAAACCGCAGCGGCGTCCGCAGTGCCGAAGGCATGCTGGAGTCGTGGGTGAAGCTGGAGAAGATCGACAGCGCGCGTCGCTGTGGTCTCTATCATGGTCGCCTCGACAAACAGCCTGCATTCGATGCCAGCACCTTTGGTCATCAGTATCAGCTGGATGGTCTGACCATTCACACTCTGCCTGGCGTCTTCAGCCGTGACGGTCTGGATAGCGGCAGCGCCCTGCTGCTGTCGACCTTTACCCCGCACACTAAAGGTAAAGTGCTGGATATGGGATGTGGCGCAGGCGTGATTGCCGCCTCACTGCCTGCCCGTTCGCCTAAAGTACGCCTGTGGCTGTGCGACGTGCATGCCGCAGCCATTGAAGCGAGTAAATTGACGCTGGCCGCCAATGGCATCGAGGGCGAAGTTTTCGCCAGCAACGTCTTCTCTGACGTGACCGGCCGTTTCGACATGATTATCTCTAACCCGCCGTTCCATGAAGGCACCCAGACCAGCCTCGACGCCGCACAGGCGCTGATCCGGGGAGCAGTAAAGCACCTGAACACCGGTGGCGAACTGCGTATTGTTGCGAACACGTTCCTGCCTTATCCGCAGGTGCTGGATGAAGCTTTCGGCAGCCACGAAGTCATCGCACAGACCGGCCGCTTTAAAGTTTATCGCGCCGTCTATGGTCGTGGTGCCAAAACACGATAAGGGCTTTTAACGTCATTAATCGCGTTGCCGGGCTGAAAACGTTGCTTTTTACAGCAATCGTTTCAGCCCGACGAAATAGTTGTTGACGCAAAGAGTAAAATCTCTAGAATGCGCCTCCGTGGTTGTAACATTCTCAGGATGTTACGGGTATGCGAAGGTGGCGGAATTGGTAGACGCGCTAGCTTCAGGTGTTAGTGTCCTAACGGACGTGAGGGTTCAAGTCCCTCTCTTCGCACCAAAATCACATGTTTCATATCGCGAGCACTGCGCGAAGGTGGCGGAATTGGTAGACGCGCTAGCTTCAGGTGTTAGTGTCTTAACGGACGTGAGGGTTCAAGTCCCTCTCTTCGCACCATTGCGGTGATATGAACAGACAACTCGATGCGAAGGTGGCGGAATTGGTAGACGCGCTAGCTTCAGGTGTTAGTGTCTTAACGGACGTGAGGGTTCAAGTCCCTCTCTTCGCACCAACGTTGTCATCCTCTGGCTTTCTGCTCGTTTCAGCTGCCTAGTTGCAGTGTCGCTTTATCCCTTTCCTGTTTTGTTTTTTTCGCGTGGCATTCACTTTCCCGGTCGCGACACCCTGAACACCCGCTTTACGCCTGTATTAACTCAGATGAAAATTCACAGAGACTGCCGCCAGTCCGCCCGCTAACGCCAGGCACGAAGGCAATAACAGATAGTGACGCAGACGCTGGTTAAATAGCATGACGACAGTCAGCAGCAGCGCAACTGTCATCACCAGTCGCCACTGGCTGAAGCTGGGTTCCCATAATGCGAACAGCGGCAGCGCGATGCAGGGCAGCAATACGCCCCACGCACTATCCAGTTTTTTACCCAGCGCCCAACTGACGCCCCACAAACCGCAGGCCGCAATAATCGCTATTCCCATGACGCAAACCTCAAATGATAAGCATTCCCATTATCATATGTCAGTTTTGCTTTGCTTGCAGCCTGTTTTTGTCACGCCTGGCAACGAAGATGACAGACCAGTTGGAAAATGCTAGATTGCGACCGATAACACCTTTAATAACAGCACCAGCAATAATTTGCTCACTGTCTGGCACAACCTGTTTATGCCGGCTTGCGCTTTGGTATTTCAGGGTCGTCACGAGTATTTATAATGAAATTACAATCATATGAAGAACTGAAACAGAGTAAATACCGGCTTTCAGTGATGCTTTTTCTGTTTTTAAATATCGCCGTTTCGCTATTTTATCTGCTGCCAATAATGAGCAATGAGAAAATCGATACCACGTTGCCGGTAATTTGTGTCGCGTCTTTTAGCGGCATAATGTTAATTGCACATTTAATATGGTCTAAAGTAAAACTCCCCCTTTTAAATCCTGTCGCGCTGGTGCTGGGCGCGCTCTGGGCCTGGCACATTAATTATCGTTTTCATCAGGTATTCTATTTTGATGGCGGCTTTCTTATTATCAGTTTGATCAGTGTGTTATTTATTAGTGCCATCGCCCTGAGCGATTATCTGGGGGCTTTTTGTCTTCATGTCGCGCCACCGGTGCTCACCGTATTACTGCTTGATAATGGGCAGCATCTGCCGCTGATTCTGCTGACCATTATGCTGCCGCTGATTGGTTTCTCACTCCAGCATCTTATGCGTCGCCGTGCCGACAACTTTACCCTGCGGCTGATGCACCAACTCTATGAAGAGAAAGAGACCTTCAGTGACCTCAGCATGCTCGACCCACTGACCGGACTGTATAACCGTCGTGGCCTGAAGAACCGACTGGACAATATTCTGGAAAACCATGCTGGCAGCCACTATGTGCTGCTGCTGGATATCGATCACTTCAAAGCCTACAACGATAATTATGGGCATGCGATGGGTGATCAGGCACTGGCGCGGGTCTCTGTGGCTATTCGGGATGCAGTCCGTTCACGCGATGTCGTCACCCGCTATGGCGGCGAAGAGTTTCTGGTGTTAATGACCAATGTGAACAGCTCCATCGCCATGAAACTGGCAGAGCGCATTCGTCAGTATGTGCTGGATTTAGAAATACCCCATCTTTTTAATGAGACTGTTTCAACCCACGTCACCATCAGCGCCGGCATTGCGCCTATCTACGATAATGATTTTGATCAGGCGGTAGCCAATGCTGACAGCGCATTATATGTGGCTAAGAATCAGGGCCGGAATACTATTCTTGCCTGGGAAGATCTTCCGCGAAAACAGCATGAGACCTTAAGTGAACCAGCCTGATTAAGCACAACTCGGCTGGTAATAACCCTGACATTGCCGCGCTATGGCCGGTTCTGCACTGCGCAGACGGGTTTGTTCGCTGATCGCATTCCCCACCCAATCCCCGATGGCAGCGACGTTTTTTTACGCGACTTGTAGATTTAATCAATAACGATTATCATTTGCTTTCTTATCTACACTTTTCGCGAGTCGTCATGGCAACCGTTTCAGCTCAGGAACAGCGTTTCAACGCTCAGTCGATGATCTTTCGGCAGAATGACCGTCCACTGGCGGAAAGTCTGCACGA is a genomic window containing:
- a CDS encoding LysR family transcriptional regulator, with the translated sequence MAFRQWQDMALFALVAECGSFTGAAERAGLPKSSVSQRISQLEQRLGIRLLNRTTRQLNLTFAGERYLLHCQEMMQASERADQAIASLRENPSGRLRITSPAGIGATLLARCNAAFLRLYPDVTLDVSISDEMRDLVQEGFDVALRTGQPQESSLIGRRIGNCPRLLVASQHYLNQHPPLLHPQQLSAHRCIAHRAWNEWVLQRDGAFYRWLLPPGHLTDNLLYARESALGDAGITLLPHFLTDGAMADPRLVPVLPEWEVEGNELWLVYPGRKLNSPALARFIEFALQSPVFREFYR
- a CDS encoding zinc-binding alcohol dehydrogenase family protein, translated to MSIRAIAINPENPEHFTEIFPETPTPGEYDLRVEVKAASVNPVDTKVHKGAKKNGLQQPRILGWDASGVVLEVGSSVSNFKPGDEVFYAGDLTRPGSNSTEQLVDSRITGHKPESLDWAQSAAIPLTALTAWEGLFERLNLETASEDQTLLIVGGAGGVGSLAIPLAKLRSKVKIIATASREDSAQWCRDRGADVVINYKDMIGELEKQGIKQVDYIFCLNDTDGHWETMAKLIAPQGHICTIVENEHPLSMDQLKLKSAALHFELMYTRSMFNTPDMARQGEILDAVSALLDEGKLQTTLSETLHGLSVETLTAAHQRVLEGHMRGKVVMVY
- the nadR gene encoding multifunctional transcriptional regulator/nicotinamide-nucleotide adenylyltransferase/ribosylnicotinamide kinase NadR; translated protein: MSSFDYLKTAIRQQGHTLQQVADASGMTKGYLSQLLNAKIKSPSAQKLEALHRFLGLEFPRRDKTVGVVFGKFYPLHTGHIYLIQRACSQVDELHIIMGYDEPRDRELFENSAMSQQPTVSDRLRWLLQTFKYQKNIRIHAFDEEGIEPYPHGWDVWSKGVSAFLSEHGIAPDCIYTSEAPDAEMYQQHLGIQTVLVDPNRSFMSISGAQIRQDPFRFWDYIPTEVKPFFVRTVAILGGESSGKSTLVNKLANIFNTTSAWEYGRDYVFSHLGGDEMALQYSDYDKIALGQAQYIDFAVKYANKVAFIDTDFVTTQAFCLKYEGREHPFVQALIDEYRFDLVILLENNVPWVADGLRSLGSSVDRREFQSMLVTMLRENNIEFLHVQEDDYDARFLRCIELVKAMLGEKNAQP
- the radA gene encoding DNA repair protein RadA, with the protein product MAKAAKRAFVCNECGADYPRWQGQCSACHAWNTITEVRIAASPAAARNERLSGYAGSAGTSRVQKLSEISLEALPRFSTSFKEFDRVLGGGVVPGSAILIGGSPGAGKSTLLLQVMCRLSEGMKTLYVTGEESLQQVAMRAHRLGLPTENVNMLSETSIEQICLIAEQEQPQLMVIDSIQVMHMAEIQSSPGSVAQVRETAAYLTRFAKTRGVAIIMVGHVTKDGSLAGPKVLEHCIDCSVLLDGDADSRFRTLRSHKNRFGAVNELGVFAMTEQGMREVSNPSAIFLSRGEEVTSGSSVMVLWEGTRPLLVEIQALVDHSMMGNPRRVAVGLEQNRLAILLAVLHRHGGLQMADQDVFVNVVGGVKVTETSADLALMLSMVSSLRDRPLPQDLVIFGEVGLAGEIRPVPSGQERISEAAKHGFKRAIVPAGNAPKKPIAGMQVFSAKKLADALAILDDL
- the serB gene encoding phosphoserine phosphatase — protein: MPNRLTWCDLPADVSLWPGLPLSLSGDEVMPLDYRAGRTGWLLYGRGLDKQRLTDYQHQLGAAMVIVSAWNVDEYQVIRLAGSLTPFASKLAHDAGLDVAPLGKIPHLKTPGLLVMDMDSTAIQIECIDEIAKLAGCGEQVAEVTERAMRGELDFTASLRQRVATLQGADANILKQVRDALPLMPGLTTLTQKLQALGWQIAIASGGFTYYAEYLRDKLHLSAVVANELEIRDGKLTGNVLGPIVDAQYKADTLKKLAERFNIAPEQTVAIGDGANDLLMIKASALGIAFHAKPKVNEQTAVTIRHADLMGVFCILTGSLIHEER
- a CDS encoding YtjB family periplasmic protein, which codes for MAKTALKFRLHRTVIVLISMALLVVLMQGASWFSLGHQAARSEQVEELAHTLTSQVAFSLKPLMDNSENNRTQIEAILNQMTANSRILDASVYDGDGSLVAHSGENINVRDRLALDGQRAGSYFNHQIVQPLAGSDGPLGFLRVTLDTHVLVTDSHQVDNTTNILRLMMLLALAIGIILSRTLLRHRRTRWQQSPFLLTASTPVKEDRDEDDEKKE
- the yjjG gene encoding pyrimidine 5'-nucleotidase, coding for MTDNWDCILFDADDTLFHFDAYAGLQRLFAGYDVQFTDQDYSDYQAINKPLWVDYQNGTISALQLQTQRFNHWSEKLSVAPEILNSGFLSAMGEICTPLPGAVSLMNQLHGKVKMGIITNGFTALQQTRLERTGFRDYFSALVISEQVGVPKPAAEIFDYALELMGNPDRERVLMVGDTPESDILGGMNAGVKTCWLDHGTRPLPEHIKPTWQVKSLGELEALLIG
- the rimI gene encoding ribosomal protein S18-alanine N-acetyltransferase, whose translation is MTAISLLTPDDLAQAFAIERRSHAFPWSEKTFASNQGERFINLRLDADGKMVAFAITQVVLDEASLFNIAVDPDFQRRGYGRQLLQHLIDELIKRNVLTLWLEVRASNLPAIALYEQLGFNQVSRRPNYYPTASGREDAILMALTP